A genomic window from Salvia hispanica cultivar TCC Black 2014 chromosome 5, UniMelb_Shisp_WGS_1.0, whole genome shotgun sequence includes:
- the LOC125190485 gene encoding wall-associated receptor kinase-like 1 isoform X2, whose translation MCPLQLIISIILLLPQLLSAALLAKPGCEDRCGDLLVPYPFGFGPNCSLNPYFDINCDSSTNPPKAYLSIMKKQVIEFNQTYIRLQNPFMISACYDEDLSTHNQHSMTMNLSGTPYMLSGRSVLTAIGCDDMVLQYKGSSTLGGCSAFCADKNDAGFGDCHFNGCCHQELPTGTKFVEAKLIDLSGSSQRKKLFPCSYAFIQETNWNEAVFSYRLYYLNNSTALVNDNWASATRPPVVRLDWVVGAESCSQAKNSSTTYSCLDEKSVCVDYQDSYNYVVRGVMGYRCSCVQGYEGNPYLRGGCQTISSSSSIAKPGCIDQCGKVSIPFPFGVGPNCYLEPSFEVVCNKDTNPATPFLSHLNTEIIQLNSSKIVVNNRNLSSNCYNGSDYQAEPTLTIDLLKTQYRFSDDNWINAVGCNVMAVGVIGEDKRSSIRSSCAAICSDSQIYDDGSIFIGCDYGITSFAGTTYLELNMTDLSEPRTSVNISCSYAFTAHAERMNANDRYSIGTSLDSNRIPSGAWPSMALDWRIGPMNCKEARQDLTNFICRDNSDCVDFDAMLGGYLCNYSKGYIGNPYLNPGCQDIDECDDNTTNTCVSNSTCQNSPGTFHCLCPKGYIGDGKKDGTGCIPQPPSKTKMIILIGIGSGMGFLLLVSVFFWLHKLLQKRKEKIVKDKFFKRNGGLLLQQHTNEGALGKTKVFRAKELEVATDNFNESRIIGQGGQGTVYKGMLYDGKIVAIKKSKLVEVNQLEQFINEVVILSQINHRNVVKLFGCCLETEVPLLVYEFMPNGTLFDLIHDPSSEFPCTWNMLLKIAADIAGALAYLHSASSVAIYHRDIKSSNILLDEKYVAKVSDFGTSRSVATDQTHLTTLVKGTFGYLDPEYFRSSQFTEKSDVYSFGVVLVELLTGQRPISLDKTEEERGLATRFLVCMEEGCMDTILDPQVREQGRKEEVALVAKLAQRCLNLKGIMRPTMKEVATELESFRISEMSSSVNVESEDVRSFGDMPAMISDTEYTWTNSYNNASALSSDAHPLMLFESAS comes from the exons ATGTGTCCTCTGCAACTGATAATCTCTATCATCCTACTTCTTCCACAACTACTCTCCGCCGCTCTTCTTGCCAAACCGGGATGCGAGGACCGGTGCGGGGATTTACTGGTTCCATATCCATTTGGATTTGGGCCAAATTGCAGCCTCAACCCATATTTTGACATCAACTGCGATTCTTCCACAAATCCTCCAAAAGCTTACTTATCTATTATGAAGAAACAAGTGATTGAATTCAATCAAACTTACATTCGCCTCCAAAACCCCTTCATGATTTCAGCTTGCTATGATGAGGATCTCTCAACCCACAATCAACATAGTATGACTATGAACCTGTCGGGAACTCCCTATATGCTTTCGGGTAGAAGCGTGCTCACTGCCATCGGGTGTGATGATATGGTGCTGCAATACAAAGGAAGTTCCACCCTTGGCGGCTGTTCAGCATTTTGTGCTGACAAGAATGATGCCGGCTTCGGAGATTGCCACTTCAATGGTTGTTGCCATCAAGAACTACCCACCG GAACAAAATTCGTGGAAGCAAAACTGATTGACTTGAGCGGAAGTTCACAACGTAAAAAGCTTTTCCCATGCAGCTATGCCTTTATCCAGGAGACAAATTGGAATGAAGCTGTATTTTCATATCGTTTGTACTATCTGAATAACTCAACGGCATTGGTAAATGATAATTGGGCATCTGCAACAAGGCCACCGGTAGTGCGCTTGGACTGGGTTGTTGGAGCTGAGAGCTGCAGCCAAGCTAAGAATTCCAGCACGACTTACTCATGTCTAGACGAAAAGAGTGTTTGTGTTGATTATCAAGATTCCTATAACTATGTTGTTAGAGGAGTAATGGGATACAGATGTAGCTGCGTGCAAGGGTACGAGGGAAATCCGTACTTACGAGGAGGATGCCAGA CAATTTCCTCTTCAAGTTCAATTGCCAAACCTGGATGCATAGATCAATGTGGGAAAGTATCGATTCCATTTCCATTTGGTGTGGGTCCAAATTGCTACCTGGAGCCATCTTTTGAAGTTGTCTGCAACAAGGACACCAACCCCGCGACACCCTTCCTCAGTCATTTGAACACTGAAATCATTCAGCTGAACTCATCAAAAATTGTTGTCAACAACAGGAACCTATCTTCAAATTGCTACAATGGGTCAGACTATCAAGCTGAGCCAACATTAACGATTGACTTGTTGAAAACGCAATATAGATTTTCAGATGACAACTGGATCAACGCCGTTGGCTGCAATGTGATGGCTGTCGGGGTTATTGGAGAAGACAAACGAAGTTCTATTCGCAGCAGCTGCGCAGCCATTTGCTCCGACAGTCAGATCTATGATGATGGTAGTATTTTCATAGGATGCGACTATGGAATAACATCTTTTGCAG GTACAACTTACCTTGAATTAAATATGACTGATCTTAGTGAACCACGGACAAGTGTCAATATTTCTTGTAGCTACGCCTTTACTGCACACGCTGAAAGAATGAATGCAAATGATCGTTATAGTATAGGAACATCCCTTGACTCAAACAGGATCCCATCCGGTGCTTGGCCGAGCATGGCATTGGATTGGAGGATCGGACCTATGAATTGCAAAGAAGCACGGCAAGATCTCACTAACTTCATCTGCCGAGATAATAGTGattgtgttgattttgatgcTATGCTTGGAGGGTACCTCTGTAACTACTCCAAAGGATACATAGGCAATCCATACCTCAATCCAGGGTGCCAAG ATATTGATGAATGCGATGATAATACAACTAATACATGCGTCTCAAATTCAACTTGCCAAAATAGTCCGGGGACATTTCACTGCTTGTGTCCAAAAGGGTATATTGGTGATGGGAAAAAAGATGGCACAGGTTGCATTCCGCAACCGCCATCCAAAACCAAGATGATTATCTTGATAG GTATCGGCTCTGGAATGGGGTTTCTGCTTCTAGTCTCAGTGTTCTTTTGGTTACATAAATTGTTGcaaaagagaaaggaaaaaattgtaaaagacAAATTCTTCAAACGAAATGGAGGCCTTCTCTTACAACAACATACAAATGAAGGTGCACttggaaaaacaaaagtttTCCGGGCAAAAGAGTTGGAGGTGGCTACGGATAACTTTAATGAGAGCAGAATTATTGGACAAGGAGGGCAAGGCACAGTCTACAAAGGAATGTTATATGATGGTAAGATTGTTGcgataaaaaaatcaaaattggtCGAGGTGAATCAGTTAGAACAGTTTATAAATGAAGTGGTGATACTATCGCAAATCAATCATAGGAATGTGGTCAAACTATTTGGGTGTTGTTTGGAGACTGAGGTTCCTCTACTTGTTTATGAATTCATGCCAAACGGGACACTTTTTGATCTAATACATGATCCAAGTAGTGAATTTCCATGTACATGGAACATGCTTTTGAAAATCGCAGCAGACATAGCAGGCGCACTAGCTTACTTACACTCTGCATCTTCTGTTGCTATCTATCACAGGGATATCAAGTCTAGTAATATCCTCCttgatgaaaaatatgttgCTAAAGTATCTGATTTTGGAACTTCAAGGTCTGTTGCTACAGACCAGACTCACTTAACTACTCTGGTTAAAGGGACGTTTGGTTATTTAGATCCAGAATATTTTCGGTCCAGTCAGTTCACGGAGAAGAGCGATGTTTATAGTTTCGGGGTAGTTCTTGTCGAGCTTCTTACTGGACAAAGGCCAATATCTCTTGATAAAACAGAAGAGGAAAGAGGCTTAGCGACACGGTTCCTTGTGTGCATGGAAGAAGGATGCATGGACACGATTTTAGATCCGCAAGTTCGGGAGCAAGGAAGAAAGGAAGAGGTGGCCCTAGTTGCGAAGCTTGCACAAAGATGTTTAAACTTGAAAGGAATAATGAGACCAACTATGAAAGAAGTTGCTACTGAATTGGAAAGTTTTAGGATATCTGAAATGTCGAGTAGTGTTAATGTTGAATCAGAAGATGTGAGATCTTTTGGAGATATGCCCGCAATGATTTCAGACACTGAGTACACATGGACAAACAGTTACAATAATGCTTCTGCATTGTCGTCAGACGCACATCCGTTAATGTTATTTGAAAGTGCATCATAA
- the LOC125190485 gene encoding wall-associated receptor kinase-like 1 isoform X1, which translates to MCPLQLIISIILLLPQLLSAALLAKPGCEDRCGDLLVPYPFGFGPNCSLNPYFDINCDSSTNPPKAYLSIMKKQVIEFNQTYIRLQNPFMISACYDEDLSTHNQHSMTMNLSGTPYMLSGRSVLTAIGCDDMVLQYKGSSTLGGCSAFCADKNDAGFGDCHFNGCCHQELPTGTKFVEAKLIDLSGSSQRKKLFPCSYAFIQETNWNEAVFSYRLYYLNNSTALVNDNWASATRPPVVRLDWVVGAESCSQAKNSSTTYSCLDEKSVCVDYQDSYNYVVRGVMGYRCSCVQGYEGNPYLRGGCQTISSSSSIAKPGCIDQCGKVSIPFPFGVGPNCYLEPSFEVVCNKDTNPATPFLSHLNTEIIQLNSSKIVVNNRNLSSNCYNGSDYQAEPTLTIDLLKTQYRFSDDNWINAVGCNVMAVGVIGEDKRSSIRSSCAAICSDSQIYDDGSIFIGCDYGITSFAGEGCCRIPIPRGTTYLELNMTDLSEPRTSVNISCSYAFTAHAERMNANDRYSIGTSLDSNRIPSGAWPSMALDWRIGPMNCKEARQDLTNFICRDNSDCVDFDAMLGGYLCNYSKGYIGNPYLNPGCQDIDECDDNTTNTCVSNSTCQNSPGTFHCLCPKGYIGDGKKDGTGCIPQPPSKTKMIILIGIGSGMGFLLLVSVFFWLHKLLQKRKEKIVKDKFFKRNGGLLLQQHTNEGALGKTKVFRAKELEVATDNFNESRIIGQGGQGTVYKGMLYDGKIVAIKKSKLVEVNQLEQFINEVVILSQINHRNVVKLFGCCLETEVPLLVYEFMPNGTLFDLIHDPSSEFPCTWNMLLKIAADIAGALAYLHSASSVAIYHRDIKSSNILLDEKYVAKVSDFGTSRSVATDQTHLTTLVKGTFGYLDPEYFRSSQFTEKSDVYSFGVVLVELLTGQRPISLDKTEEERGLATRFLVCMEEGCMDTILDPQVREQGRKEEVALVAKLAQRCLNLKGIMRPTMKEVATELESFRISEMSSSVNVESEDVRSFGDMPAMISDTEYTWTNSYNNASALSSDAHPLMLFESAS; encoded by the exons ATGTGTCCTCTGCAACTGATAATCTCTATCATCCTACTTCTTCCACAACTACTCTCCGCCGCTCTTCTTGCCAAACCGGGATGCGAGGACCGGTGCGGGGATTTACTGGTTCCATATCCATTTGGATTTGGGCCAAATTGCAGCCTCAACCCATATTTTGACATCAACTGCGATTCTTCCACAAATCCTCCAAAAGCTTACTTATCTATTATGAAGAAACAAGTGATTGAATTCAATCAAACTTACATTCGCCTCCAAAACCCCTTCATGATTTCAGCTTGCTATGATGAGGATCTCTCAACCCACAATCAACATAGTATGACTATGAACCTGTCGGGAACTCCCTATATGCTTTCGGGTAGAAGCGTGCTCACTGCCATCGGGTGTGATGATATGGTGCTGCAATACAAAGGAAGTTCCACCCTTGGCGGCTGTTCAGCATTTTGTGCTGACAAGAATGATGCCGGCTTCGGAGATTGCCACTTCAATGGTTGTTGCCATCAAGAACTACCCACCG GAACAAAATTCGTGGAAGCAAAACTGATTGACTTGAGCGGAAGTTCACAACGTAAAAAGCTTTTCCCATGCAGCTATGCCTTTATCCAGGAGACAAATTGGAATGAAGCTGTATTTTCATATCGTTTGTACTATCTGAATAACTCAACGGCATTGGTAAATGATAATTGGGCATCTGCAACAAGGCCACCGGTAGTGCGCTTGGACTGGGTTGTTGGAGCTGAGAGCTGCAGCCAAGCTAAGAATTCCAGCACGACTTACTCATGTCTAGACGAAAAGAGTGTTTGTGTTGATTATCAAGATTCCTATAACTATGTTGTTAGAGGAGTAATGGGATACAGATGTAGCTGCGTGCAAGGGTACGAGGGAAATCCGTACTTACGAGGAGGATGCCAGA CAATTTCCTCTTCAAGTTCAATTGCCAAACCTGGATGCATAGATCAATGTGGGAAAGTATCGATTCCATTTCCATTTGGTGTGGGTCCAAATTGCTACCTGGAGCCATCTTTTGAAGTTGTCTGCAACAAGGACACCAACCCCGCGACACCCTTCCTCAGTCATTTGAACACTGAAATCATTCAGCTGAACTCATCAAAAATTGTTGTCAACAACAGGAACCTATCTTCAAATTGCTACAATGGGTCAGACTATCAAGCTGAGCCAACATTAACGATTGACTTGTTGAAAACGCAATATAGATTTTCAGATGACAACTGGATCAACGCCGTTGGCTGCAATGTGATGGCTGTCGGGGTTATTGGAGAAGACAAACGAAGTTCTATTCGCAGCAGCTGCGCAGCCATTTGCTCCGACAGTCAGATCTATGATGATGGTAGTATTTTCATAGGATGCGACTATGGAATAACATCTTTTGCAGGTGAGGGTTGTTGCAGAATACCAATTCCAAGAg GTACAACTTACCTTGAATTAAATATGACTGATCTTAGTGAACCACGGACAAGTGTCAATATTTCTTGTAGCTACGCCTTTACTGCACACGCTGAAAGAATGAATGCAAATGATCGTTATAGTATAGGAACATCCCTTGACTCAAACAGGATCCCATCCGGTGCTTGGCCGAGCATGGCATTGGATTGGAGGATCGGACCTATGAATTGCAAAGAAGCACGGCAAGATCTCACTAACTTCATCTGCCGAGATAATAGTGattgtgttgattttgatgcTATGCTTGGAGGGTACCTCTGTAACTACTCCAAAGGATACATAGGCAATCCATACCTCAATCCAGGGTGCCAAG ATATTGATGAATGCGATGATAATACAACTAATACATGCGTCTCAAATTCAACTTGCCAAAATAGTCCGGGGACATTTCACTGCTTGTGTCCAAAAGGGTATATTGGTGATGGGAAAAAAGATGGCACAGGTTGCATTCCGCAACCGCCATCCAAAACCAAGATGATTATCTTGATAG GTATCGGCTCTGGAATGGGGTTTCTGCTTCTAGTCTCAGTGTTCTTTTGGTTACATAAATTGTTGcaaaagagaaaggaaaaaattgtaaaagacAAATTCTTCAAACGAAATGGAGGCCTTCTCTTACAACAACATACAAATGAAGGTGCACttggaaaaacaaaagtttTCCGGGCAAAAGAGTTGGAGGTGGCTACGGATAACTTTAATGAGAGCAGAATTATTGGACAAGGAGGGCAAGGCACAGTCTACAAAGGAATGTTATATGATGGTAAGATTGTTGcgataaaaaaatcaaaattggtCGAGGTGAATCAGTTAGAACAGTTTATAAATGAAGTGGTGATACTATCGCAAATCAATCATAGGAATGTGGTCAAACTATTTGGGTGTTGTTTGGAGACTGAGGTTCCTCTACTTGTTTATGAATTCATGCCAAACGGGACACTTTTTGATCTAATACATGATCCAAGTAGTGAATTTCCATGTACATGGAACATGCTTTTGAAAATCGCAGCAGACATAGCAGGCGCACTAGCTTACTTACACTCTGCATCTTCTGTTGCTATCTATCACAGGGATATCAAGTCTAGTAATATCCTCCttgatgaaaaatatgttgCTAAAGTATCTGATTTTGGAACTTCAAGGTCTGTTGCTACAGACCAGACTCACTTAACTACTCTGGTTAAAGGGACGTTTGGTTATTTAGATCCAGAATATTTTCGGTCCAGTCAGTTCACGGAGAAGAGCGATGTTTATAGTTTCGGGGTAGTTCTTGTCGAGCTTCTTACTGGACAAAGGCCAATATCTCTTGATAAAACAGAAGAGGAAAGAGGCTTAGCGACACGGTTCCTTGTGTGCATGGAAGAAGGATGCATGGACACGATTTTAGATCCGCAAGTTCGGGAGCAAGGAAGAAAGGAAGAGGTGGCCCTAGTTGCGAAGCTTGCACAAAGATGTTTAAACTTGAAAGGAATAATGAGACCAACTATGAAAGAAGTTGCTACTGAATTGGAAAGTTTTAGGATATCTGAAATGTCGAGTAGTGTTAATGTTGAATCAGAAGATGTGAGATCTTTTGGAGATATGCCCGCAATGATTTCAGACACTGAGTACACATGGACAAACAGTTACAATAATGCTTCTGCATTGTCGTCAGACGCACATCCGTTAATGTTATTTGAAAGTGCATCATAA